From Polaribacter haliotis:
GATTATCACAAGGTTTCTGATGAAGCAGAAACCTTAAATATTACAGTAATTACACAAACGATTCAGGCAGTTGCGAAAGGAACTGAAAGTATTATTAATGGAAAAGATACGCCAACAAGAGTTGTAATTAAAAAATAGAAAAAAGTAATAATGAAGTCTATAAAATATTTCTTTTTGTTATTGTTGATGAGTTGTGGAACATCGAAGGTTGTCTACGATTATGATGATAAAACAGATTTTTCTCAATTTAAAACTTTTCATTTTTTTGAAGATGTTGGAAGTGGTTTTAATGAATTCGATGTAAAAAGAACGACTGCAATTTTAGAAAACGAATTATCGAAATCTGGTTTTGTGAAAGTGGAGAACCCAGACTTTTTCGTCAATATAACAGCAAAAGTAACTGAAGCACAAAACAGAAATACGATAGGTATTGGTATTGGAAGTGGAGGTAGAAATGGCGGATTCGGTATTTCTGGAGGCATTCCTATTGGAGGAAAAAAACTAAATGAAGAGCTTATTATTGAATTTGTAAATGCAAAAACAAACGAACTTTTTTGGGAAGGTTCTTTAATTTCAACAATTAAAGAAAAAAGAAAACCAGCAGAAAGAGAGTTGTATTTAACAGATGTAATTCAGAAAATTTTGGCAAAATATCCACCAAAAAGAAAATAATAATGGCATACAACGAATTTTTAGCAGACAGAGTTTCTCAGTTTTTGGTTGA
This genomic window contains:
- a CDS encoding DUF4136 domain-containing protein; translated protein: MKSIKYFFLLLLMSCGTSKVVYDYDDKTDFSQFKTFHFFEDVGSGFNEFDVKRTTAILENELSKSGFVKVENPDFFVNITAKVTEAQNRNTIGIGIGSGGRNGGFGISGGIPIGGKKLNEELIIEFVNAKTNELFWEGSLISTIKEKRKPAERELYLTDVIQKILAKYPPKRK